In Gemmatimonadaceae bacterium, the following proteins share a genomic window:
- a CDS encoding FAD:protein FMN transferase, which translates to MTSLAQTTTAMGTVVTIQIVGHDASPAEERERAEYVRRAFEWFTRVEQRCSRFDPTSELRRLCDGVGQVVEVSDILFETTRFALALAKETGGAFDPTLGAYDSVILDADARTLTLERPVTIDLGAVAKGFAVDMAARELAPLGNFAIDAGGDLYLAGTNMDGAPWSVGIRHPRTEGELLTTIAVTDTAVCTSGDYERGQHILDARRNAPAQGIASVTTIAPLAMVADALGTAAFVLGVERGIELLERHGVEGLIVTTELEEFRTRGGRYLTAA; encoded by the coding sequence GTGACGAGCCTCGCGCAGACGACGACGGCGATGGGCACCGTCGTCACCATTCAGATCGTCGGACATGATGCATCACCCGCGGAAGAGCGCGAGCGCGCCGAGTATGTGCGCCGGGCGTTCGAGTGGTTCACGCGCGTGGAGCAGCGCTGCTCGCGATTCGATCCGACCTCCGAGCTCCGGCGCCTCTGCGACGGCGTCGGCCAGGTCGTCGAAGTCAGCGATATTCTGTTCGAGACGACCCGCTTCGCGCTTGCTCTCGCGAAAGAGACCGGCGGCGCGTTCGATCCCACGCTCGGCGCGTACGATTCCGTGATCCTCGACGCCGACGCGCGCACGCTCACCCTCGAGCGCCCCGTCACCATCGACCTCGGCGCGGTCGCGAAGGGATTCGCCGTCGACATGGCCGCGCGCGAGCTCGCGCCACTCGGTAATTTCGCGATCGACGCCGGCGGCGATCTGTATCTCGCCGGCACCAACATGGACGGCGCGCCATGGTCGGTGGGCATTCGGCATCCGCGCACGGAAGGCGAGCTGTTGACGACGATCGCCGTGACCGATACCGCCGTCTGCACCTCGGGCGACTACGAGCGCGGCCAGCACATTCTCGATGCGCGTCGCAACGCGCCCGCGCAAGGCATAGCAAGCGTCACCACCATCGCGCCGCTCGCCATGGTCGCCGATGCACTCGGCACCGCCGCCTTCGTCCTCGGCGTCGAGCGTGGCATCGAGCTGCTCGAGCGCCACGGCGTCGAAGGGTTGATCGTGACGACTGAGCTCGAGGAATTCCGCACGCGCGGGGGCCGGTATCTCACGGCGGCTTAG
- a CDS encoding RnfABCDGE type electron transport complex subunit D, translating to MNRALRRFFRAPKGQLIILLAVLTIVAAIGEGVRQVTPVLVASVAAAMIVDAPILRVRSGKWKFPDGALLTGLFVAGILSPHEPWYVAAITAVAAVLSKWVARVGHANVFNPAALGLVATFYIFDTGQSWWGALPDLPMIAIVLLFATGVYVARHVGKIPAALTFLGVYYALFTLSAFAGDPAHVAEVYRAPELHAALFFAFFMVTDPPTSPPKARDQIVFGVITAVVAYGAFELIGAAYYLLAGLLAANVWEASRKVSVRRARQRAPHAHAPA from the coding sequence TTGAATCGCGCACTCAGGCGATTCTTTCGCGCGCCCAAGGGACAGCTCATCATCCTGCTCGCGGTGCTCACGATCGTCGCGGCGATCGGTGAAGGCGTCCGACAAGTGACTCCCGTTCTCGTCGCGTCGGTTGCCGCCGCGATGATCGTCGACGCGCCGATCCTTCGGGTTCGCAGCGGCAAGTGGAAGTTTCCCGACGGCGCGCTGCTGACCGGTCTCTTCGTCGCCGGCATACTCAGCCCGCATGAGCCGTGGTACGTCGCCGCGATCACCGCCGTCGCCGCCGTGCTGAGCAAATGGGTCGCGCGCGTCGGACACGCGAACGTGTTCAATCCCGCGGCGCTCGGCCTCGTGGCGACGTTCTACATCTTTGATACCGGCCAGAGTTGGTGGGGCGCGCTGCCCGATCTCCCGATGATCGCCATCGTGCTGCTCTTCGCCACCGGCGTTTACGTCGCGCGACACGTCGGCAAGATACCGGCGGCGCTCACCTTCCTCGGCGTCTACTATGCGTTGTTCACACTCAGCGCGTTCGCCGGCGATCCGGCGCATGTGGCCGAGGTCTATCGTGCGCCCGAGCTGCACGCGGCGTTGTTCTTTGCGTTCTTCATGGTGACGGATCCGCCGACGTCGCCGCCGAAGGCGCGCGACCAAATCGTCTTCGGCGTCATCACGGCTGTCGTCGCGTACGGCGCGTTCGAGCTGATCGGCGCGGCCTACTATCTCCTTGCGGGATTGCTCGCCGCAAACGTGTGGGAGGCGTCGCGCAAAGTCAGCGTGAGGCGTGCCAGGCAGCGAGCACCGCACGCTCACGCTCCGGCGTGA
- a CDS encoding FMN-binding protein yields the protein MAVLSPPMTKPNRPSNDNWLKSNLAALGSAAVIGVYAAGYVKTEAAAARVSDDVTPRRPVARAPISPVPIASTPTPISTPTSTPHSDSPRHLPRANAAATTTKPAKRDSIVVVPAAAAAASVDTAAPTTPPPIQQQQQQQQQQQAQQPQPAADTTHVAGYKDGVFSGWGTSRHGDIEATVEIKGGKIVQAMITQCLTRYSCSWISALPPQVIERQSAEVDYVSGATQSTNAFYGAVVQALTKAK from the coding sequence ATGGCCGTTCTTTCCCCGCCGATGACCAAGCCGAACAGACCCAGCAACGACAATTGGCTCAAGAGCAATCTCGCCGCGCTCGGATCCGCGGCGGTGATTGGCGTGTACGCGGCGGGATACGTGAAAACCGAGGCCGCCGCGGCGCGCGTTTCCGATGACGTTACGCCACGGCGGCCCGTCGCCCGCGCGCCGATCTCGCCGGTGCCGATCGCGAGCACGCCGACGCCAATTTCGACGCCAACGTCAACACCGCATTCTGATTCACCTCGTCATTTACCGCGCGCGAACGCTGCCGCAACGACGACGAAGCCCGCGAAACGCGATTCGATTGTTGTAGTGCCGGCAGCCGCTGCGGCAGCTTCGGTCGACACCGCCGCGCCGACAACGCCGCCGCCAATACAGCAACAACAGCAACAACAGCAACAGCAACAAGCACAACAACCTCAGCCAGCCGCCGATACCACCCACGTCGCCGGCTACAAGGACGGCGTCTTCTCCGGCTGGGGCACCTCGCGGCACGGCGACATCGAAGCAACCGTCGAGATCAAAGGCGGCAAAATCGTCCAGGCCATGATCACGCAGTGTCTCACGCGCTACTCGTGCTCGTGGATCTCGGCGCTGCCGCCGCAAGTGATCGAGCGCCAGAGCGCCGAAGTCGACTATGTCTCAGGGGCCACGCAGAGCACCAACGCGTTCTACGGTGCCGTGGTGCAGGCGCTCACCAAGGCGAAGTGA